One window from the genome of Mesotoga infera encodes:
- a CDS encoding ribokinase, with the protein VFLTQFEANLDATYEAIKLARDSGARVLLNPAPVKEFDHSILKYVDVIMPNEIEASLMTGIPLDGMDSIEAIASELKKSVDTVLITLGGKGVYCPSVNAGLVPACRVKTIDTTGAGDAFAGVFAAYLSRGEGLERSIDYARAGAAISTTRFGTSPSMPEREEIEALVNEMIGGDKK; encoded by the coding sequence ATGTCTTTCTTACACAGTTTGAAGCGAATCTCGACGCAACTTATGAGGCGATAAAACTCGCCAGGGACTCCGGAGCAAGAGTCTTGCTAAATCCCGCACCCGTAAAGGAATTTGATCATTCGATCCTCAAATATGTCGACGTTATTATGCCAAACGAGATAGAGGCCAGTCTCATGACAGGAATTCCCCTCGACGGCATGGATTCGATCGAGGCTATAGCATCTGAATTGAAGAAGTCGGTGGACACTGTACTCATAACTCTGGGAGGAAAGGGAGTTTACTGCCCATCAGTAAATGCAGGACTCGTCCCCGCCTGCAGAGTGAAGACTATCGATACAACCGGAGCTGGAGATGCATTTGCCGGTGTCTTTGCGGCATATCTCTCGAGGGGAGAGGGATTGGAGAGATCTATTGACTACGCCCGTGCCGGGGCGGCCATTTCCACTACTAGATTCGGAACTTCCCCTTCAATGCCTGAAAGGGAAGAAATCGAAGCTCTCGTTAATGAGATGATCGGGGGCGATAAGAAATGA